Part of the Zingiber officinale cultivar Zhangliang chromosome 6A, Zo_v1.1, whole genome shotgun sequence genome, AGCAAAATGCAAAAATCCCACAAGACTATCTTCCGACATTGCATTGTATGCTATTCAAATGATTGAACACTGTCTTGTTTATTTGCAATACAAGTTAAACTCTTTAAATTTACACACAAAAAAGCAGCAAAGCAATGGGATACATGTTCATGGATGCTCATATTTATTTTGGTATGTGAAATCTGAAGCAGAATTCAATGGAGCTGTAGATAATTGTGTGATGTGTGAGAAGTGACAACGAACAGAATGATCCTGGGAGAAGCGACGACATTAGTCGCAGTAGGCTGATTCTAAGCATCGATTTATCATATACATCAAATTAGGATTTTCCAAAGCTGCTGCAACACGTTCTTTGTCATTTAACTGCTTGTTTactgaagaaaaagaaacagaatatgtACAAGTTTCAGCAATTAAAAGCACACTTTCCTGAAGATTATTTAAATGGAAGGTAAACTAGTTTCAGTACCAGAAGCTTCAGTAGAGTGCGTCCCAGGCGCCACCCTTATGTCCACCTACATCATTTCAAGTGGAGCAGCTATTTCAGATGTCTAATTAAAACCGGCACAGTGTCTATATTGTTACCCAAAAAAAAAGTGAAGGAGCAAACATATTATACAAAGATATATTTAGTACGAGAACAAGGAACCTTGTAATGAGAAGGGAGACTGCGCATCAGTTTGACACGAAGACAAAGTCCGATGGTAGTGGCTAAACTGCAATGCTCAACAGTTGGAGTAAAAGTAACCCTGAAGAGTCCACAATTTTCCATGAATTAGCCTGTTGGATAATTGAATCTAAGACTAGCAAAATAAAACTCAGATTTAACTATACTAGCATTTACCTAACAGTATTTTGCTTAGCATTCACTTCAATTGAATCTTCATTAACCACATTCAACTCTTCCAGTGTGTATGGGTGTTCCGGATCCTGTATATCTCTAATATAATTTAAGTCCATTAAGGAACATGAATGTGAGAAAATACACGATAAGGAATGAATGACCACACAAATGACAAGGAATGATATAGGTAATAACATGAGTGTGAGAGAAAAATACAGGAAGGGGAAAAAGAGAAGATCATATCTACTGGGGTTTGCTACACCAATCTTATCCAACTGATTGAGTCACTAGAACAGCtaagagcaaaaaaaaaaattaattgtttcTGTTGACTCATTCCACGACTAACCCATTGCTAAAATTATCATTGATACAAAGAGCGAACATATTTTCTTTGGTAAATAGTGATGTATCAGTTCAAGTGTAAGAGACTAGAAAATCAAATAGTATGCAGAAATATTCTGGTTCAATTATAATTCCAATTTTCTAGAAACTGAGTAAACTTGCAAAAAAGAAAACTTATGAAATTATGCTTGTAATAAAAACATCTAAGAATTCCTCTAATCTTCTTCAAGGAATCATTGTATAAAAACAATTTCCAAATTGTGACATGCTAACGGAATCAGGTTATCATAAGATGCATCTAGAATATATTTCTATCACATTGCTAATATATGCAAATGACCAAATAACTGAATGAAAGAAATGAATAAGGTTGCTTTCAagtgcaaaataaataaaaaagaggaACACTTTCAAAATTCAAGGATATCAAAAATTTCCTGTTGATCAATAAGCTCTTCTGCATTCTCATTGATGATGGTAGGTGAGCTTCGAACTTGACGCTCTTTTCTTTCATACACTACAGGATTGGCATTTATCAATCCAGAAGCCATAATCCACTATTCAATAGGAACACCTAATGAAATTTCTGACTTCTGTATAGACCTTCAAGAAAATTTCAAGAATTAGTTCAGTAACAGTGAAATCGAGAAAAgtagtaaattttaaaattgtcCAATTGCAAGTTTGGGACAATGTGGATATTTATGCCACCTCAATCATCCACAAAGTTagatattcatttaattaattgatcATTGGTTATTAATAAATTTCCAGTAATTTCAATTACTTATATATCTACCGGAAGATCATTTTGAATGGATTGCAATGATGTCTACTCTACGGAATGAAAACCCACGGATACCATCCTCTCCTAGAATCCCTTGTCATAAATACTGTCATCTCTTGTAATGTGCATATGAAAACTGATGTAACCTTTCTCTTCTACTTCAATATGCTCTTGAGCAGGGCATCCCTTATCCTCAGAAGAAAGGTTGTTTGATCCTGACTTGTATTGTTTGAGTTATGTTACTCCTTATGTCCCTGATATGGTCCCGAGTATATGATCGAGTCACAGGTCGAGATCCGGATCCGTACTTGGTCATGCAACACGTAAGGGAGGAAGGGAGGAGGAAAAAGACTCGTCCTACACAGAATCCAAATCACTCAAGGGGGAAGACTCGTCCTAGACAGAGTCATAATTGCTCAATTTTTCCTctccctttattaataatgacactccttatataaggagtcaaACATGACAAGATTAGGAAAGACCAACCATAAAGGAAAACaaggaatcaaaaatagaaaaactaattagaccattatttgttttctactatagcagtagttaaattaagtcattatttattttctactaatTAGGCAATAGCTAATTTATTTCTAATAGCTAATTAAGTAGTAATTAATTTGCTTCCAACTATAGCGATGTACAACAAAGGCGTCCACCTCGGCGCCCACATCATCACTCCCCTCCTCGATACTGAGCTTGGCCCCAAGCTCGAAAGCGGGGTATAACGCCACTAATAGCATGAAGGGAAATTTCTGAATTCACTTCCCCCTCTTCCTCACCTTCCCTGTCATCATCAGGCACTTCAATCCAAAACAGGCGTTTACACTTGTGACCCGTGGAGTAGGATTCATCACAGTTAAAACAAAGGCCCTTGGCTCTCCGTTCTGCCATCTCAGCGCGAGTCAGACGCTTGAAAAATGAAACAGGTGGAGTCTCCTTGCTGATGTCCGGGGTCTTGGTCTTCGTCAAAGGAGGGCCTCCACTGCTGGTGTTGAGCTTGGTTGTGGTCCCACCCCAATTCGTGCGCAGCAGCCCTCCACCTTGATGGAAGCACTGCTTCCGTT contains:
- the LOC121998072 gene encoding protein AE7-like isoform X2 gives rise to the protein MKEKSVKFEAHLPSSMRMQKSLLINRKFLIRDIQDPEHPYTLEELNVVNEDSIEVNAKQNTVRVTFTPTVEHCSLATTIGLCLRVKLMRSLPSHYKVDIRVAPGTHSTEASVNKQLNDKERVAAALENPNLMYMINRCLESAYCD
- the LOC121998072 gene encoding protein AE7-like isoform X1; the encoded protein is MASGLINANPVVYERKERQVRSSPTIINENAEELIDQQEIFDYIRDIQDPEHPYTLEELNVVNEDSIEVNAKQNTVRVTFTPTVEHCSLATTIGLCLRVKLMRSLPSHYKVDIRVAPGTHSTEASVNKQLNDKERVAAALENPNLMYMINRCLESAYCD